A window from Citrus sinensis cultivar Valencia sweet orange chromosome 3, DVS_A1.0, whole genome shotgun sequence encodes these proteins:
- the LOC127900549 gene encoding uncharacterized protein LOC127900549 — translation MIVLPVSPYRFQVIGGGLKEGLVDLQKRICSCIVFQLDQLVCAYAITACLTHRVDFINLCSDFYTTESLAMAYAQPVEPIGDVVDWEVPDEIQEMQVYPPVEAPPPGRHKELRIPSAGENVDRRTVKCGRCHELGHNRKRCKNPIASTRS, via the coding sequence ATGATAGTTCTGCCGGTGTCTCCGTATCGCTTTCAAGTTATAGGCGGTGGGCTTAAGGAAGGGTTGGTTGACTTGCAAAAGAGAATTTGCTCCTGCATAGTGTTTCAGCTTGATCAGCTTGTGTGTGCTTATGCAATTACGGCGTGTCTAACACACCGGGTGGATTTTATTAACCTTTGCTCGGACTTTTACACTACAGAATCGTTGGCGATGGCTTATGCACAACCAGTGGAGCCAATTGGTGATGTGGTTGATTGGGAAGTTCCAGATGAAATTCAGGAGATGCAAGTATACCCACCAGTTGAGGCACCACCACCTGGCCGTCATAAAGAGCTCAGAATACCCTCGGCTGGCGAGAACGTTGACCGGCGGACTGTAAAATGCGGCCGGTGTCATGAACTAGGCCATAATCGTAAGCGATGTAAGAATCCTATTGCGTCGACTCGAAGTTAG